In Hippoglossus hippoglossus isolate fHipHip1 chromosome 19, fHipHip1.pri, whole genome shotgun sequence, the DNA window CGTTAGCGATGGTGTAACGTCTCATGGTCGAGTCTCTGATGGCAGCAGAGTACGAGACCTCGAACACAACACCTCTGTCTACAGCCTggatgcacacgcacacacacagtgaatccAGCTGTTGTAAAATAAATCGCTGCCTATCCTCATTAATGATAATCAATGATGACCTCACCCCGCTCACTGGCGCCCTCTTGAAGAAGAAGGGAAGTTTCTCTGTGACTATGATGCAGATGATGTCGACGTCGTACAACAAACAAGCCGCCTGAACACAAACGCATCGTTATCCACATGCGCTGCATTCAGTGACATCATGTAGAAACTGTATgtgaacaggaagcagctgttAATGATGCTCACATGGAAGAGTTTCTCTGTGGTCGGCTGGACGGCCAACAGGTCGAAGCTCCGGTACTCTGCAGCGTTCGGCCTcttaacacacgcacacagatttACCAATTACAATAATCTGCAGATTTATCAACCctctgcttttattctgaaggtctgagcttttattttgatcctGTGAACATGAACACTCACAAAGTGACTGGAGTCTGACATCACAACTGTCAGTCTGTTCAGCACTCTGATTGGACGAGAGCGGCCCTACCAGAAACAAACACGTTAATACAATGACAACACGTGTCAATCCCCATCAGCATCGTCCTCACTCTACCTGTACGATGGGCAGCTGATCGATCAGCTCATTGATCGGCGTCGGCGTGGGGATCTCCTGCAAACAGGAAACGGACATGTTTTTTCCTGCAAGTGACTGAGTTCCTGAACGCAGCGCAACAGAGGACACACTCACCTGTTTCTTTTTGGAAGGTTCAAACACATAGTTGATGGCGACAGTGGAGAAACCAACTGAAAGAACAAGACATAACACACAGATCAATCTCTGATCATCACTGACAAATCACTGATCATCACTGACAAATCACTGACAAATCACTGATCATCTCTGATCATCACTGACAAATCACTGATCATCACTGATCATCTCTGATCATCACTGACAAATCACTGATCATCACTGATCGTCTCTGATCATCACTGACAAATCACTGATCATCACTGATCGTCTCTGATCATCACTGACAAATCACTGATCATCACTGACAAATCACTGATCATCACTGACAAATCACTGATCATCACTGACAAATCACTGATCATCTCTGATCATCACTGACAAATCACTGATCGTCTCTGATCATCACTGATGATGTTGATCAGgttatttcctctgtgaccctgtgttgtttttctaacagctgattttaattttatttaattcttaATAAAATCTTTGTCATGTGACGTTCAAATACAAAGTTATTATTAGTGAGAACAACAgatcatataataataactatattaAAATATAAGCAGAACTTTACAGTGGCTGGTTCATGTTGAGTCCCCAGTTAACTAGTACAGGTTACCTACAGGTTACCTAGTACAGGTTACCTAGTACGGGTTACCTACAGGTTAACTAGTACAGGTCACCTACAGGTTACCTACAGGTTAACTAGTACAGGTCACCTACATGTTAACTAGTACAGGTCACCTACAGGTTAACTAGTACAGGTTACCTACAGGTTAACCACAGACAGGTGAGTTCAGACTCTGCAACAGAACCGTTAAAATGAGTCTCTTTGAGCGGAGTGTGGTGTAAAGGGTCCACAGGCCTGGAGCTCAGAGCGGGGCTTCGCTGCTGCTCTCCCCGCGGCCGGGTGGTGGTCCCCGGGTACAGAGTCCGGGGGAGGCCGGTGCAGACTCACGCTGAGCCGCGGACTCGATCAGGTTCCGGAcgctggagctggagctcaggtTCAGATCCATGAAAACCGCCATGATGCTGCACGTGCTCAGCCGAAAGGCCTGCTGGGAGCTGTAGTCCCGCCTGCTCTGACGTCACAGTCTCACGGGACCGAATGTAACGTTTGAGAATCAGAATAAAGTCAGATATTTGAAatctgaatgtttctgtttcatgtgATTTTAGTTTAGCTTCAAGTAACTAACTATATAACCCAACCCCCCGTAGTAATGTCATCTTTTTCAGATTCACAatttttttactccactacGTTAACATTCAGATAAATTACAGAGTAAAGCAGCATTAAAGTGATGGATAATAATAATCCAGTAATATCATATAAACacgagtacttttacttgagtattcTTGATCTAAGGACTTCAATACTTTTACTTCAGCAGGATTGTGAGTGTAGGACATTTACTTCGATAGTTTTTTACTCAGTTGTTTAATTGTGAAAGGTTTGTCTGTCAGTTGTTTCTCGTCcacaaataaaagataaaaccaggttATTATAGAGACGTGATGATAGAACCTTTAAAAACTGATGAAATCAtttctttcaacattttattttgaataatctGTGATTTAAACTCAATGATCAAAATATTCACATATGATCAAAAAAAATGAGGCAGATGAACTTTTTAAATGATCCGTTTTTTCACAACTTTAAAAATCTTCAATgctttacatgttttattcaaagtcATCAGATTATATAACAGAGAGGtagatgttgttttattaacattttattacacagGAGTCACAAACAGACGATAACtcataaaaacattatcaaCTTAATTAAcatgaatattcattttaatgatgtttaaaATCCTCATCTTTTAAGTTGCCTTTGTCGCCATGTTTACAGTGatcatgacctctgacctgtcaTGTTGATTTTCATCGTGTCTTTGTATTTCCTGCATTATGTTAcatgctagcatgctaactcATTAGCCTCTGTAGCTTCTAGACATCGACAGTAAAGTTAACATTAGTGTCCATGTTGTCGTTGCCTAGCAgcagtgttttcacactgtgtACATGACTTCTTGCTTCGTAACCATGAGCTAATTAGCTCCATCTAGAGACAGCGTTAATTTAGCTTAATCATACAGTGAGTTTCGTTATTATAGTTCCCATGATGCGAAGCTGTATGTGTTCAGTTTTTAGAGCTCAGTACTTTTGTCGCTCGTTTTTTGGATCTGAAATCTCTCCTACTTTCAGGACTCGTCAGAGCCTCTGAAACATGacctcactctcctctctcgctGCTTTGCTGTCGTTCCATCCATTCCGTGATAAGGAGGTGGGCGATGGCGTGTTTCGGGGGAAGCCAGACGACGGGAGGGTCACCTCTCCTGGGCGGAGACTTCATTTGGAGGGCGGAGGTGATTTCCTCCAGACTGAACCAGCGAGCgtcctccagctctgtgtggTCGACGTTCAGCTGCACAGATAACAGCATTTCCTCAAACAGCTGCTACTGAGGTGTGCCTCAGGGTTCAACGCTAGGtcctccactgtttgtattcAAACTTTTTAGTGTGCATTGGACTTCTGGGGTTTCATACTACTGGACTATCTAGATTTAGGCTCAGTATATTCTTTAAATAAGCTTCTCTGCTAGATTACTATTGTTTCAGGGAGAGAGTCCCTGCTCTCATCTATCATCTAcaaactacttttccttccagggaaaagCTCCTCCTACCCGTGACCggggtgtgacactcgacagccaactctccctcactgccaacattactgcaacaacacgttcctgtagattcatgctgcacaacatcaggaggatacgtccccttctcactcagaaggcggcgcagattctggtccaggttctggtcgTCTCACACCAAGactactgcccccccctcctggcaggtctacctgctgctgccatccgacctctgcagctcatccaggaaccagcagctccactggtctttaacctgagttcactcacactcctccgctcccttcactggttaccagtggctgcccacATCCGTTTCaatgctgtgaacggatcgggtccagtctacatccagaacatggtcaaaccttacaccccagcccgttcactccgctctgcatcgaccaatcagctgctccctcactgcgagggacagctgtcactcaacaacatcaggactgtttcctgtcctggctcctaaacggtggaaccagctccacatggacatcaggacccaaagtccacacatcttcctccagactgaagacacttctcttcagactaCAGCTcgtatcattttttttttattaaataaaaaattaaaaacattatatttagtAGTACTTATATGTCACtcacttatagcactttgtagtttggctttcttgaagcaaatggtactttcttgattcttgttgttttgggtttgtttcCTCGTGGTTGATGCACTTAGTGTAAGTGGCTTtagataaaagcgtcagctaaatgaaatgtaatgaaatgtattcACAGGTGTATGTCAGCTCACCTGAGTGTGGGCGGGGCTAACAGAGGCGTGGCAGCCCAGCATAAAGGAGCTGCGAGGGAAAGGCCAGTGCTGCGAGGAGCTGTAGGAGATGCTGTCAACCTCTAAAGCCACTTCCTCCGCCACCTCCCTGCACAGAGCCTCTTCCACAGACTCACCTGGACCAGACACAGGTGGGTTAGACCGGgtgacagacaggaaacaggtgaacagacgggaaacaggtgaacggacgGGAAACAGGTGAATGGACGGGAAACAGgtgacagacaggaaacaggtgaacggacgggaaacaggtgaacagacgggaaacaggtgaacagacggGAAACAGgtgacagacaggaaacaggtgaacagacgggaaacaggtgaacggacgggaaacaggtgaacggacgGGAAACAGGTGAATGGACGGGAAACAGGTGACAGAcgggaaacaggtgaacggacgggaaacaggtgaacagacgggaaacaggtgaacggacgggaaacaggtgaacggacgggaaacaggtgaacggacgGGAAACAGGTGAATGGACGGGAAACAGgtgacagacaggaaacaggtgaacggacgggaaacaggtgaacagacggGAAACAGgtgacagacaggaaacaggtgaacggacgggaaacaggtgaacggacgggaaacaggtgaacggacgggaaacaggtgaacagacgggaaacaggtgaacagacgggaaacaggtgaacagacggGAAACAGgtgacagacaggaaacaggtgaacggacgggaaacaggtgaacagacgggaaacaggtgaacggacgggaaacaggtgaacggacgggaaacaggtgaacggacgGGAAACAGgtgacagacaggaaacaggtgaacggacgggaaacaggtgaacggacgggaaacaggtgaacggacgggaaacaggtgaacggacgggaaacaggtgaacggacgggaaacaggtgaacggacgggaaacaggtgaacagacgggaaacaggtgaacagaggggaaacaggtgaacagacaggaaacaggtaaacagacaggaaacaggtgaacagacaggaaacaggtgaacagacaggaaacaggtgaagagacaggaaacaggtgaacagacgggaaacaggaaacaggtaaacagacaggaaacaggaaacaggtaaacagacaggaaacaggtaaacagacaggaaacagggaaacagacaggaaacaggaaacaggaaacaggtgaacagacgggaaacaggaaacaggtaaacagacaggaaacaggaaacaggtaaacagacaggaaacaggtaaacagacaggaagcaggtgAACAGAcgggaaacaggaaacagggaaacagacaggaaacaggaaacaggtgaacagacaagTGAGTGTGTTACAAGTGAGATTGACCCATGTCACAGAAACCAGCCAGAGCACTGTACATCCCCCGTGGGAAGGACGACTGTCGCCCCAACAAA includes these proteins:
- the rpp30 gene encoding ribonuclease P protein subunit p30; this encodes MAVFMDLNLSSSSSVRNLIESAAQLGFSTVAINYVFEPSKKKQEIPTPTPINELIDQLPIVQGRSRPIRVLNRLTVVMSDSSHFRPNAAEYRSFDLLAVQPTTEKLFHAACLLYDVDIICIIVTEKLPFFFKRAPVSGAVDRGVVFEVSYSAAIRDSTMRRYTIANAVCLMESCKGRNVILSSAAEKALELRGPYDVTNLGLLFGLSDKDSKEAVSSTCRSVLLHAETRKTASGIIYTMKSCSDSCDQQEAPPQSEHCDAPAAKKHKTAPTDS